The Zootoca vivipara chromosome 16, rZooViv1.1, whole genome shotgun sequence genome has a segment encoding these proteins:
- the LRRC58 gene encoding leucine-rich repeat-containing protein 58 gives MAEEPGLAEAEARRASEGEEAALVGPRGVACEASPPRRLVLPPSWLSPEGGLTAGLSRRFPALEVLDVSGTGLSALGPELLELARLHTLLAKNNRLGADGSFPKGLAGAPLARTLRVLNLSGNRFTQVPASLLGLRRLQSLSLGSNRLQGIPPAIQELSSLEFLYLGGNFITSIPPELANLSLLNYLVLCDNKIQSIPPQLAQLHSLRSLSLHNNLLTYLPREILNLVHLEELSLRGNPLVVRFVRDLTYNPPSLQELAGRTIKTRNVPYVPSDLPGNLLRYLSLASNCPNPKCGGVYFDSCVRQIKFVDFCGKYRLPLMHYLCSPECSSPCSSASQSSTSQSESDSEDEAIVAARRMQKVLLG, from the exons ATGGCGGAAGAGCCGGGCCTGGCCGAGGCGGAGGCCCGCCGAGCGAGCGAGGGAGAAGAGGCCGCGCTCGTCGGGCCCCGCGGCGTGGCCTGCGAGGCCTCTCCGCCGCGCCGCCTGGTGCTGCCGCCGTCCTGGCTGTCCCCGGAGGGCGGCCTGACGGCGGGCCTGAGCCGCCGCTTCCCCGCCCTGGAGGTGCTGGACGTGAGCGGGACAGGGCTGTCGGCGCTGGGCCCGGAGCTGCTGGAGCTGGCGAGGCTCCACACGCTGCTGGCCAAGAACAACCGGCTGGGCGCCGACGGCTCCTTCCCGAAGGGCCTGGCCGGAGCCCCGCTCGCCCGCACCTTGCGAGTCCTCAACCTCAGCGGCAACCGCTTCACCCAGGTGCCGGCCTCGCTGCTGGGCCTGCGCCGCCTGCAGAGCCTTAGCCTGGGCAGCAACCGGCTCCAGGGCATCCCGCCCGCCATACAGGAGCTCAGCAG TTTGGAGTTTTTGTACCTTGGAGGAAACTTCATTACTTCAATTCCACCAGAGCTGGCTAATCTGTCTTTACTAAATTACCTAGTCCTGTGTGATAACAAGATACAGAGTATTCCCCCTCAATTGGCACA GTTGCATTCCTTGCGCTCCCTTAGCCTCCACAATAACCTGCTGACATACCTTCCTCGGGAAATCCTCAATCTAGTTCATCTTGAAGAATTGAGTTTGCGTGGGAACCCATTGGTTGTACGATTTGTCCGTGACTTGACCTACAACCCTCCAAGTCTCCAGGAACTGGCTGGACGCACCATTAAAACCCGCAATGTTCCCTATGTTCCTAGTGACCTCCCTGGGAATCTCCTCCGCTATTTGAGCCTAGCCAGCAACTGCCCCAACCCTAAATGTGGAG gagtCTATTTTGACAGCTGTGTCCGACAAATCAAATTTGTTGACTTCTGTGGGAAGTACCGCCTTCCTCTGATGCACTACCTATGTTCGCCAGAGTGCTCTTCCCCGTGCAGTTCTGCATCTCAAAGTTCTACTTCCCAGAGTGAGTCTGATTCAGAAGATGAAGCCATTGTTGCAGCACGCAGGATGCAAAAAGTTCTTCTTGgctaa